One Panicum virgatum strain AP13 chromosome 3N, P.virgatum_v5, whole genome shotgun sequence DNA segment encodes these proteins:
- the LOC120667510 gene encoding cis-zeatin O-glucosyltransferase 1-like yields MKISSLFLLRISSSVIQCHFKEDSAKPHHGDGIRLRRGHVTVPFPAQGHLNEFLHLSLLLASRGLPVHFAAPEPHLREARTPLHGWGGGVADSLLLSMVHFRALEVPTHESPAPDPASPFPAHMLPLFEAFCAAVRAPLGALLEEHSTTHHRVVVLHDRMAEFAAGEAARLPNGEALGEALGVCCLAASYNVGWADPGHALLRDHSLVFHPPDACATKEFVALAKRMGQECRRAPRRRHDGADDAGDPRVGLEAGLEAAGGGGVVPAEEAAVSPSWLLAEQVVIVIPASVSLARPSLRCTSSS; encoded by the exons ATGAAAATTTCATCTCTGTTCCTTCTGCGTATTAGTAGTTCAGTAATACAGTGTCATTTCAAGGAAGATTCAG CGAAACCGCACCACGGCGATGGAATCCGACTTCGGCGTGGCCATGTGACGGTGCCGTTCCCGGCGCAGGGCCACCTGAACGAGTTCCTGCACCTCTCCCTGCTGCTCGCGTCTCGGGGGCTCCCCGTCCACTTCGCCGCGCCAGAGCCGCACCTCCGGGAGGCCCGCACGCCCCTCCacggctggggcggcggcgtcgccgactccctcctcctctccatGGTCCACTTCCGCGCGCTCGAGGTCCCCACGCACGAGTCCCCTGCCCCCGATCCCGCGTCCCCGTTCCCGGCGCACATGCTGCCCCTCTTTGAGgccttctgcgccgccgtgcgggCCCCGCTCGGCGCGCTCCTGGAGGAGCACTCCACGACCCACCACCGCGTCGTAGTCCTCCACGACCGCATGGCGGAGTTCGCGGCGGGGGAGGCCGCGCGGCTGCCCAACGGCGAGGCGCTCGGGGAGGCGCTCGGGGTGTGCTGCCTTGCCGCCTCGTACAACGTCGGGTGGGCAGACCCCGGGCACGCCCTTCTGCGGGACCACAGCCTCGTCTTCCACCCGCCCGACGCCTGCGCTACCAAGGAGTTCGTGGCTCTCGCCAAGCGGATGGGGCAAGAGTGCAGGCGCGCCCCCCGGCGCCGGCATG ATGGCGCCGACGACGCCGGGGATCCCCGAGTCGGCCTGGAAGCGGGCCTTgaagccgccggcggcggcggcgtcgtgccAGCGGAGGAAGCGGCGGTGTCGCCTTCTTGGCTTCTTGCGGAGCAG GTCGTCATCGTCATCCCGGCGTCCGTCTCGCTCGCCCGTCCATCACTCAGgtgcaccagcagcagctag
- the LOC120664121 gene encoding uncharacterized protein LOC120664121: MKPPAASPGRAEKPQLPAPAPPGLARLLLSKSRRGGRSRRAPATSPMFVSRGRSRAADGEPSSPKVTCIGQVRMRKGKKGNKGAAEAKAEKGTKGYCRCLKKAFLCGGLFDFDSRKRRQKAPPPEVERARRSPWVFSSRDVAVAAVPKVADPRSGSQGQGHEDDEEEEEVVVGVGVFGSIGREEGEKMGIGGGCSSEEEEEDGDDGREAHLVSSATTTPPKNALLLMRCRSAPQNRTSPLTSRFPAAAPAPVPSLSPTRDALVAVALEIAASPSPRKPDRASPSSRKPSVEKAFADADGGEKGQWGPAAAQEQDPQLIGAREEDDEEDDEEFEEEDEMRCSSARPLVLPRCKSEPATTAAAKMASGAAAADATTAGCFWAHGGSSGRRRHAPSAAGAPVALTGH; the protein is encoded by the coding sequence ATgaagccgccggcggcgagcccgggCCGCGCGGAGAAGCCGcagctgccggcgccggcgccgccggggctGGCGCGGCTGCTGCTCAGCAAGAGCCGCCGGGGCGGCCggtcccgccgcgcgccggccacgTCGCCCATGTTCGTGTCCCGCGGCCGGAGCCGCGCGGCGGACGGGGAGCCGTCGTCGCCCAAGGTGACGTGCATTGGCCAGGTGCGGATGCGCAAGGGGAAGAAGGGCAACaagggggcggcggaggccaaGGCGGAGAAGGGCACCAAGGGGTACTGCCGGTGCCTCAAGAAGGCGTTTTTGTGCGGCGGGCTGTTCGATTTCGACTCCAGGAAGCGGAGGCagaaggcgccgccgccggaggtggaGAGGGCACGCCGATCGCCCTGGGTGTTCAGCAGCAGGGacgtggccgtcgccgccgtgcccAAGGTGGCGGATCCGAGGAGCGGGAGCCAGGGACAGGGgcacgaggacgacgaggaggaggaggaggtggtggtgggagtGGGCGTCTTCGGATCGatcgggagggaggagggggagaagATGGGGATCGGTGGCGGCTGCAgcagcgaggaggaggaagaggacggcGACGACGGGCGGGAGGCGCATCTGGTGTCGTCGgcgaccaccacgccgccgaAGAACGCGCTACTCCTGATGCGCTGTCGGTCCGCGCCGCAGAACCGCACGTCGCCGCTCACGTCCCGGttccccgccgcggcgccggcgccggtgccgtcgCTCTCGCCGACCAGGGACGCCCTCGTGGCGGTGGCGCTGGAGATCGCCGCGTCCCCGTCCCCTCGCAAGCCGGACAGGGCGTCTCCGTCCTCCCGCAAGCCGTCCGTGGAGAAGGCGTTCGCcgacgcggacggcggcgagaagGGGCAATGGGGACCGGCGGccgcgcaggagcaggacccgcAGCTGATCGGGGCACGagaagaggatgacgaggaagacgacgaggagttcgaggaggaggacgagatgCGGTGCTCGTCTGCGCGGCCGCTGGTGCTGCCGCGGTGCAAGTCGGAGCCGGCGACGACCGCGGCCGCGAAGATGGCGTCGggggcggccgccgcggacgcgACGACCGCCGGGTGCTTCTGGGCCCACGGCGGGAGCAGCGGGCGGAGGCGGCACGCGCCGTCGGCCGCCGGGGCGCCGGTGGCCTTGACCGGTCACTGA
- the LOC120664122 gene encoding chromosome transmission fidelity protein 8, producing the protein MEIRVRCGCGDSSCPEWAVVELQGVVQPQASFSGDIRGLHIGRLCSAPSPSSSKGGYTFTVGYHELAGTKVTLKKPLLVLRKKKVAGGAADQEPPTAAEVELEVIGVIRHKILFKDRPKALISKPPTKEKKAAQAAAN; encoded by the exons ATGGAGATCCGCGTGCGGTGCGGATGCGGCGATTCGTCGTGCCCGGAGTGGGCCGTCGTGGAGTTGCAGGGCGTCGTGCAGCCGCAGGCATCCTTCTCCGGCGACATCCGGGGGCTCCACATCggccgcctctgctccgcccccTCCCCGTCCTCTTCCAAG GGAGGGTACACCTTCACGGTGGGGTACCATGAACTCGCCGGGACGAAGGTGACCCTGAAGAAGCCCTTGCTGGTGCtcaggaagaagaaggtggcTGGTGGTGCTGCGGATCAGGAGCcaccgacggcggcggaggtggagttGGAGGTGATTGGCGTCATCCGTCACAAGATCCTCTTCAAGGACCGCCCCAAGGCCCTCATCTCGA AGCCGCCGACCAAGGAGAAAAAGGCCGCGCAGGCAGCAGCAAATTGA